A single window of Bremerella cremea DNA harbors:
- the leuD gene encoding 3-isopropylmalate dehydratase small subunit: MQAFIKETGLVATMDRANVDTDQIIPKQFLKRIERTGFGQFLFFDWRFLDDGSPNPEFELNKPEVAGASILVARRNFGNGSSREHAVWAIDDYGIRAVLAPSFADIFFNNCFKNGVLPIPLTEEQIEEIFQRQAKTEGYKLTIDLETKKITDGQGLEIPFEIDEFRRHKLLNGLDDIALTLTHEDEIAAYEKAHGIGA; the protein is encoded by the coding sequence ATGCAAGCATTCATTAAAGAGACCGGCTTGGTCGCGACCATGGACCGGGCCAACGTCGATACGGACCAAATTATTCCGAAGCAGTTTTTGAAGCGGATCGAACGAACTGGCTTTGGTCAGTTTCTCTTCTTCGACTGGCGGTTTCTGGACGATGGCTCGCCCAATCCGGAATTTGAACTTAACAAGCCCGAAGTTGCCGGAGCTTCCATCTTGGTAGCTCGTCGTAACTTCGGTAACGGTTCGAGCCGTGAGCATGCCGTTTGGGCCATCGACGACTACGGTATCCGTGCGGTGCTGGCCCCCAGCTTCGCCGATATCTTCTTCAACAACTGTTTCAAGAACGGCGTTCTGCCGATTCCGTTGACCGAAGAACAGATCGAAGAGATCTTCCAACGCCAGGCCAAGACCGAAGGCTACAAGCTGACGATCGACCTGGAAACAAAGAAGATCACCGACGGGCAAGGCCTGGAAATTCCGTTCGAGATCGACGAATTCCGCCGCCACAAACTGCTCAACGGGCTCGACGACATCGCTTTGACGCTCACGCACGAAGACGAAATCGCCGCCTACGAAAAAGCCCACGGCATTGGCGCTTAA
- the leuC gene encoding 3-isopropylmalate dehydratase large subunit has protein sequence MIAENAPRTMFQKIWDNHCVVAEPGKQTLLYIDLQLVHEVTSAQAFEGLRLAGRKVRRPELTKATPDHNVPTTDRSLPIVDPISKQQIDTLRRNCEEFGVQLFDLNDIKQGVVHVIGPELGLTQPGMTIVCGDSHTATHGAFGALAFGIGTSEVEHVLATQTLLQSPPKTMELRVNGTLPKGVTAKDLVLYLIGHLTTSGGTGYVLEYTGEAVRNLTMEQRMTVCNMSIEAGARAGMIAPDETTFEYIRGREFAPKDMDAAIECWKNLPSDPGAQYDKVIEFQAKDIAPQVTWGTNPGQVCAVNANVPSPGDFADATERRSTESALEYMDLKAGAPMTDVKINRVFIGSCTNGRIEDLRAAASVVKGHKKADHVHAMVVPGSGLVRKQAQEEGLDKVFTEAGFEWREAGCSMCLAMNPDKLEPGERCASTSNRNFEGRQGKGGRTHLVSPEMAAAAGISGHFVDVREWDYK, from the coding sequence ATGATCGCGGAGAATGCCCCCCGTACGATGTTCCAGAAGATCTGGGACAACCACTGTGTCGTTGCCGAACCTGGCAAGCAGACCCTTCTGTACATTGACCTTCAATTGGTGCATGAAGTTACTAGTGCCCAAGCGTTTGAAGGACTGCGGCTAGCTGGCCGCAAGGTTCGCCGCCCAGAACTAACCAAGGCGACGCCTGACCACAACGTGCCGACGACCGACCGTTCGCTTCCGATCGTCGATCCGATCTCTAAGCAGCAGATCGACACACTCCGCCGTAACTGCGAAGAATTCGGCGTTCAATTGTTCGACCTTAACGACATCAAGCAAGGCGTCGTCCACGTGATCGGCCCTGAGCTTGGCCTGACGCAGCCTGGCATGACGATCGTCTGCGGCGATAGTCACACCGCTACGCATGGTGCTTTTGGTGCGTTGGCGTTTGGTATTGGGACAAGCGAAGTCGAGCACGTACTGGCTACGCAAACGTTGCTGCAAAGCCCACCCAAGACGATGGAACTGCGCGTCAATGGAACGCTGCCCAAGGGAGTTACCGCGAAGGATTTGGTGCTGTACCTGATTGGGCACCTGACCACCTCTGGCGGAACAGGCTACGTCTTGGAATACACGGGCGAAGCCGTGCGTAACTTGACGATGGAACAGCGGATGACCGTCTGCAATATGTCGATCGAAGCGGGTGCCCGGGCTGGCATGATTGCCCCAGACGAAACCACCTTCGAGTATATTCGCGGTCGTGAGTTCGCCCCGAAAGACATGGACGCTGCCATCGAATGTTGGAAGAACTTGCCTTCCGATCCAGGCGCCCAGTACGACAAAGTCATTGAATTCCAAGCCAAGGATATTGCTCCGCAAGTGACCTGGGGAACCAATCCTGGTCAGGTTTGTGCCGTCAATGCCAACGTCCCTTCGCCGGGCGACTTCGCCGATGCGACGGAACGCCGTTCGACCGAATCGGCCCTGGAGTACATGGACCTCAAAGCTGGGGCTCCGATGACCGACGTGAAGATCAACCGCGTCTTTATTGGCTCGTGTACCAACGGCCGCATCGAAGATTTGCGTGCTGCTGCCAGCGTTGTGAAAGGTCACAAGAAAGCAGATCACGTCCATGCGATGGTTGTGCCAGGAAGTGGCTTGGTGCGAAAGCAGGCTCAAGAAGAAGGGCTCGATAAGGTCTTCACCGAAGCCGGTTTTGAATGGCGTGAAGCAGGTTGCAGCATGTGTCTGGCAATGAACCCCGACAAGCTGGAACCAGGCGAACGTTGTGCTTCGACCAGCAACCGTAACTTCGAAGGTCGCCAAGGCAAAGGTGGGCGTACTCATCTGGTCAGCCCCGAGATGGCCGCCGCCGCTGGAATCTCTGGGCACTTTGTCGACGTCCGCGAGTGGGACTACAAATAG